One genomic region from Mycobacterium basiliense encodes:
- the mmaA3 gene encoding methoxy mycolic acid synthase MmaA3: MPDTTTSLSSTRSNADDVQAHYDLSDEFFALFVDPTRTYSCAYFPRDDMTLHEAQVAKIDLTLDKLELQPGMTLLDIGCGWGSVLKRAIEKYDVNVVGLTLSKNQHNYCQRLLGDVDTNRSHRVLLRDWAEFDEPADRIVTIEALEHFGFHRYDDFFKFAYEALPANGLMLLHAITALHVKQVIERGIPLTMEMAKFIRFIVTDIFPGGRLPMVEKVEEHTAKVGFTVTRRQSLQLDFARTLDFWSETLEARRDEAIKIQSEEVYERYMKYLTGCAKAFRMGYIDCNQFTLAK; the protein is encoded by the coding sequence ATGCCTGACACGACGACATCCCTGTCATCGACGCGGTCCAACGCCGACGACGTGCAGGCACATTACGACCTTTCCGACGAGTTCTTCGCGCTGTTTGTCGATCCGACGCGCACCTACAGCTGCGCGTACTTTCCTCGTGACGACATGACGCTGCACGAAGCCCAAGTCGCCAAGATCGATCTGACGCTGGACAAGCTGGAACTGCAGCCCGGGATGACTCTGCTCGACATTGGCTGCGGCTGGGGCTCCGTCCTCAAACGCGCGATCGAGAAATACGACGTCAACGTCGTGGGGCTGACGCTGTCGAAGAACCAGCACAACTACTGCCAGCGCTTGCTCGGCGACGTCGACACCAACCGCTCGCACCGGGTACTGCTGCGCGACTGGGCGGAATTCGACGAGCCCGCGGACCGTATCGTCACCATTGAGGCGCTGGAGCACTTCGGCTTTCATCGTTACGACGATTTCTTCAAGTTCGCCTACGAAGCCCTGCCCGCCAACGGGCTGATGCTGCTGCACGCGATCACCGCGTTACACGTCAAGCAGGTCATCGAACGCGGCATACCGTTGACCATGGAAATGGCGAAATTCATCAGGTTCATCGTCACCGACATCTTCCCCGGCGGCCGACTGCCGATGGTCGAGAAGGTCGAAGAGCACACCGCGAAGGTGGGCTTCACGGTGACCCGCCGGCAGTCTCTGCAGCTGGACTTCGCCAGGACTCTTGATTTTTGGTCCGAGACGCTGGAGGCACGCAGGGACGAAGCCATCAAGATCCAGTCAGAAGAGGTCTACGAGCGCTACATGAAGTATTTGACCGGTTGCGCCAAGGCATTTCGGATGGGCTATATCGACTGCAACCAGTTCACACTGGCCAAGTAG
- the mmaA2 gene encoding cyclopropane mycolic acid synthase MmaA2, with translation MAKELTPHFDDVQAHYDLSDDFFRLFLDPTQTYSCAYFERADMTLEQAQIAKVDLALGKLGLQPGMTLLDVGCGWGATMRRAIEKYDVNVVGLTLSKNQAVHVQNSFDELDTPRSRRVLLQGWEQFDEPVDRIVSIGAFEHFGHDRYDDFFALANKILPDDGVMLLHTITGLTGPQIIERGMPMTFEMARFIKFIVTEIFPGGRLPSIEKVEEHAAKAGFTLTRRQSLQPHYARTLDLWAEALEAHKDEAIAIQSEEVYERYMKYLTGCANAFRVGYIDVNQFTLEK, from the coding sequence ATGGCCAAAGAACTCACGCCACATTTTGACGACGTACAGGCGCATTACGACTTATCCGACGACTTCTTCCGGCTGTTTCTGGACCCCACCCAGACCTACAGTTGCGCCTACTTCGAGCGCGCCGACATGACGCTGGAGCAGGCCCAGATCGCCAAGGTCGACCTGGCGCTGGGCAAGCTGGGCCTACAGCCCGGGATGACGTTGCTCGACGTCGGCTGCGGCTGGGGCGCCACCATGCGGCGCGCGATCGAAAAATATGACGTCAACGTCGTTGGCCTGACCCTGTCGAAAAACCAGGCCGTGCACGTGCAGAACTCGTTCGACGAGTTGGACACGCCGCGCAGCCGGCGCGTGCTGCTGCAGGGCTGGGAGCAATTCGATGAACCCGTCGACCGAATCGTGTCGATCGGCGCATTCGAGCATTTCGGCCACGACCGCTACGACGACTTCTTTGCCCTCGCCAACAAGATCTTGCCCGACGACGGGGTGATGCTGCTGCACACGATCACCGGGTTGACGGGACCGCAGATTATCGAGCGCGGGATGCCGATGACTTTTGAGATGGCTCGCTTCATCAAGTTCATCGTCACCGAGATCTTCCCCGGCGGCCGGTTACCGTCGATCGAAAAGGTCGAGGAGCATGCCGCCAAGGCCGGCTTCACGCTGACCCGCCGCCAGTCGCTGCAGCCGCACTATGCCAGGACCCTCGACCTGTGGGCCGAAGCGCTCGAGGCGCACAAGGACGAGGCCATCGCGATTCAGTCCGAAGAGGTCTACGAGCGGTACATGAAGTATCTGACCGGCTGCGCCAACGCTTTCCGCGTCGGCTACATCGACGTCAACCAATTCACGCTGGAGAAGTAG